The following proteins are co-located in the Streptomyces bottropensis ATCC 25435 genome:
- the recQ gene encoding DNA helicase RecQ, whose product MSGTGVTSVMADEGRTTEADSEALAVLHRVFGYDAFRGEQAAVIEHVIAGGDAVVLMPTGGGKSLCYQIPSLVRPGTGIVVSPLIALMQDQVDALRALGVRAGFVNSTQDFDERRLVEAEFLAGELDLLYLAPERLRLDATLDLLGRGKVAVFAIDEAHCVSQWGHDFRPDYLSLSLLGERWPDVPRIALTATATRATHREITERLAMPRARHFEASFDRPNIQYRIVPKADPKKQLLSFLRQEHPGDAGIVYCLSRNSVDRTAEFLSKNGVEAVPYHAGLDAGTRAAHQSRFLREEGLVVVATIAFGMGIDKPDVRFVAHLDLPKSVEGYYQETGRAGRDGLPSTAWMAYGLNDVIQQRKMIQGSDGDEAFRRRAASHLDAMLGLCETAQCRRGQLLQYFGQEPQAEGCGNCDTCLVPPETWDGTVAAQKVLSTVVRLQRERGQKFGAVQIVDILLGRRTAKVIQFDHDQLSVFGIGEELSEGEWRGVVRQLLAEGILAVEGEYGTLVLTEESGVVLRRERDVPLRKEPKKPVTTRSAASSSSGRGDRKPKAAVELSDDLVPVFEALRAWRADQAREQGVPAYVIFHDATLREIAATAPTSVAELGTISGIGEKKLATYGEGVLAVLGSLGGDSGGASASGPASGPPGPAAASVPGSTSGPAPEGDTDTGQDFDWPDVEPEPEHDDWA is encoded by the coding sequence ATGAGCGGGACGGGCGTGACGAGTGTGATGGCGGACGAAGGCAGGACCACCGAGGCGGACAGCGAGGCGCTGGCCGTACTCCACCGGGTCTTCGGGTACGACGCCTTCCGGGGTGAGCAGGCGGCGGTCATCGAGCATGTGATCGCGGGCGGCGACGCCGTCGTGCTCATGCCCACCGGCGGCGGCAAGTCCCTCTGCTACCAGATTCCGTCCCTGGTCAGACCCGGTACGGGCATCGTGGTCTCTCCACTGATCGCGCTCATGCAGGACCAGGTGGACGCACTGCGGGCGCTGGGCGTCCGCGCCGGCTTCGTCAACTCCACGCAGGACTTCGACGAGCGGCGCCTGGTGGAGGCGGAGTTCCTCGCGGGGGAGCTGGACCTGCTCTACCTCGCCCCCGAGCGGCTGCGGCTCGACGCCACACTCGACCTGCTGGGGCGCGGCAAGGTCGCCGTGTTCGCGATCGACGAGGCGCACTGCGTCTCCCAGTGGGGACACGACTTCCGTCCCGACTACCTGTCCCTCTCCCTGCTCGGCGAGCGCTGGCCGGACGTGCCGCGCATCGCGCTCACCGCCACCGCCACCCGCGCGACGCACCGGGAGATCACCGAGCGGCTGGCCATGCCCCGGGCCCGCCACTTCGAGGCCAGCTTCGACCGGCCCAACATCCAGTACCGGATCGTGCCCAAGGCCGACCCGAAGAAGCAGCTCCTGTCCTTCCTTCGCCAGGAACACCCGGGCGACGCGGGCATCGTCTACTGCCTGTCCAGGAACTCGGTGGACCGGACGGCGGAGTTCCTGAGCAAGAACGGCGTCGAGGCGGTGCCGTACCACGCCGGGCTCGACGCCGGGACCCGCGCGGCACACCAGTCGCGGTTCCTGCGCGAGGAAGGGCTCGTGGTCGTCGCCACGATCGCCTTCGGCATGGGCATCGACAAGCCCGACGTCCGGTTCGTCGCCCACCTGGATCTGCCGAAGTCGGTGGAGGGCTACTACCAGGAGACCGGCCGCGCCGGCCGCGACGGACTGCCGTCCACGGCATGGATGGCGTACGGCCTCAACGACGTCATACAACAGCGCAAGATGATCCAGGGCAGCGACGGCGACGAGGCGTTCCGCCGCCGGGCCGCGAGCCATCTGGACGCGATGCTGGGGCTCTGCGAGACCGCCCAGTGCCGCCGGGGCCAACTGCTGCAGTACTTCGGCCAGGAACCGCAGGCCGAGGGCTGCGGCAACTGCGACACCTGCCTCGTACCGCCGGAGACCTGGGACGGCACGGTCGCCGCGCAGAAGGTGCTCTCCACGGTGGTGCGGCTGCAGCGGGAGCGCGGGCAGAAGTTCGGCGCCGTGCAGATCGTCGACATCCTGCTGGGGCGGCGGACCGCGAAGGTCATCCAGTTCGACCACGACCAGCTCTCCGTCTTCGGCATCGGCGAGGAGCTGTCCGAGGGCGAATGGCGGGGCGTCGTCCGCCAGTTGCTCGCGGAGGGGATTCTCGCGGTCGAGGGCGAGTACGGCACGCTCGTGCTCACCGAGGAGAGCGGGGTGGTGCTGCGGCGGGAGCGGGACGTGCCGCTGCGCAAGGAACCGAAGAAGCCGGTGACCACGCGGTCGGCGGCGTCGTCCTCCTCCGGCCGGGGCGACCGCAAGCCGAAGGCGGCGGTCGAACTCTCCGACGACCTGGTTCCCGTCTTCGAGGCCCTGCGCGCCTGGCGCGCCGACCAGGCCCGCGAACAGGGTGTCCCCGCCTACGTCATCTTCCACGACGCCACCCTCCGCGAGATCGCGGCCACGGCCCCCACGTCCGTCGCCGAACTCGGCACGATCAGCGGAATCGGCGAGAAGAAGCTGGCGACGTACGGGGAGGGGGTGCTGGCGGTGCTGGGTTCGCTGGGCGGAGACTCCGGTGGGGCCTCGGCCTCGGGTCCGGCCTCGGGTCCCCCGGGCCCGGCGGCGGCCTCGGTGCCCGGGAGCACGTCCGGCCCGGCCCCGGAGGGTGACACCGACACGGGACAGGACTTCGACTGGCCCGACGTGGAACCGGAGCCCGAGCACGACGACTGGGCCTAG
- a CDS encoding fumarate reductase/succinate dehydrogenase flavoprotein subunit, with product MKGTSVDTVETPLTIPALADADELTCDVLVIGGGTAGTMAALTAAEHGANVLLLEKAHVRHSGALAMGMDGVNNAVIPGRAEPDDYVAEITRANDGIVDQSTVRQTATRGFDMVRRLESYGVKFEKDEHNEYAVRQVHRSGSYVLPMPEGKDVKKVLYRQLRRREMRERIRIENRVMPVRVLTAGEGADRRAVGAAGFNTRTGRFVTVRAGAVVLATGACGRLGLPASGYLYGTYENPTNAGDGYAMAYHAGAELTGIECFQINPLIKDYNGPACAYVANPFGGYQVNRHGERFVDSDYWSGQMMAEFAAEIASDRAPVYLKLSHLPEESVSALESILHTTERPTRGTFHAGRGHDYRTHDIEMHISEIGLCGGHSASGVRVDDQARTTVPRLYAVGDLACVPHNYMIGAFVFGDLAGADASRYTPYEGELPPDQLRDAHELIYRPLRNPDGPPQPQVEYKLRRFVNDYVAPPKSGSRLSLALNAFERMRDDIAEMGARTPHELMRCAEVSFIRDCAEMAARASLARTESRWGLYHDRLDHPHRDDASWFHHLDLHKSPSGAMEFTARPVAPYLVPIEEFTPVGGPSRHLGEVHAENVATAGSRDVAPVAAGVAGVSGAAGTDSESDAAADGSGRGALPSHPTPPTSSTRLLELVALAEEQPELDALRPYLADPAPAVRREALAVLTETLPPGTGPALAEALRDAAPEVRAAAAASLRELVETLPPEPALRDGLAAALDEPDPVVRAAALDVLRALSLGDTALYAALLPDSDISVRIEAVRALVSVDAATELAGAATADPSREVRVTIAKALATVSGDTVTPRPPAVLTALTALTDDPDPLVRAAAYAALGAVGCPPPLAARAVTALTDPAWQVRAGAATALSTATTAVAVPALAEALADPNADVRKATVLSLTQHTTSEEARTALTTATKDTDADVRAYASRALAA from the coding sequence ATGAAAGGCACTTCGGTGGACACGGTGGAGACCCCCCTCACGATTCCGGCGCTCGCCGACGCCGACGAGCTGACCTGCGACGTCCTCGTCATCGGCGGCGGCACCGCCGGCACCATGGCGGCCCTGACCGCCGCCGAGCACGGCGCGAACGTCCTGCTGCTGGAGAAGGCGCACGTGCGCCACTCGGGCGCCCTCGCCATGGGCATGGACGGCGTCAACAACGCCGTCATCCCGGGCCGCGCCGAGCCGGACGACTACGTCGCCGAGATCACCCGCGCCAACGACGGCATCGTCGACCAGTCCACGGTCCGCCAGACCGCCACCCGCGGCTTCGACATGGTGCGACGGCTGGAGTCGTACGGGGTGAAGTTCGAGAAGGACGAGCACAACGAGTACGCGGTCCGCCAGGTCCACCGCTCCGGCTCCTACGTGCTGCCCATGCCGGAGGGCAAGGACGTCAAGAAGGTCCTGTACCGGCAGCTGCGGCGGCGCGAGATGCGCGAGCGGATCCGCATCGAGAACCGGGTGATGCCGGTTCGCGTGCTCACGGCCGGCGAGGGCGCGGACCGGCGGGCCGTCGGCGCGGCGGGCTTCAACACCCGCACCGGACGGTTCGTCACGGTCCGCGCGGGCGCCGTCGTCCTCGCCACGGGCGCCTGCGGCCGCCTCGGCCTGCCCGCCTCCGGCTACCTCTACGGCACCTACGAGAACCCCACCAACGCGGGCGACGGCTACGCCATGGCCTACCACGCGGGCGCCGAACTCACCGGCATCGAGTGCTTCCAGATCAACCCGCTGATCAAGGACTACAACGGCCCCGCCTGCGCCTACGTCGCCAACCCCTTCGGCGGCTACCAGGTCAACCGGCACGGCGAACGCTTCGTCGACTCCGACTACTGGTCCGGCCAGATGATGGCCGAGTTCGCCGCCGAGATCGCCTCCGACCGCGCGCCGGTCTATCTGAAGCTGAGCCACCTCCCCGAGGAGTCCGTCTCCGCGCTGGAGTCGATCCTGCACACCACGGAACGCCCCACCCGCGGGACCTTCCACGCCGGCCGCGGCCACGACTACCGCACCCACGACATCGAGATGCACATCTCGGAGATCGGCCTGTGCGGCGGCCACTCGGCCTCGGGCGTCCGGGTGGACGACCAGGCCCGTACGACCGTCCCCCGCCTGTACGCCGTCGGCGACCTCGCCTGCGTCCCGCACAACTACATGATCGGCGCGTTCGTCTTCGGTGACCTGGCGGGCGCGGACGCCTCCCGGTACACCCCGTACGAGGGCGAGTTGCCGCCGGACCAGCTCCGCGACGCCCACGAGCTGATCTACCGTCCGCTGCGCAACCCGGACGGCCCTCCGCAGCCCCAGGTCGAGTACAAGCTCCGTCGCTTCGTCAACGACTACGTGGCGCCCCCGAAGTCCGGCTCCCGGCTCTCCCTCGCCCTCAACGCCTTCGAGCGCATGCGCGACGACATCGCCGAGATGGGCGCCCGCACGCCGCACGAGCTGATGCGCTGCGCCGAGGTCTCCTTCATCCGTGACTGCGCCGAGATGGCCGCCCGCGCCTCCCTCGCCCGCACCGAGTCCCGCTGGGGCCTCTACCACGACCGTCTCGACCACCCCCACCGCGACGACGCCTCCTGGTTCCATCACCTCGACCTCCACAAGTCCCCATCCGGCGCCATGGAGTTCACCGCCCGCCCTGTCGCCCCCTACCTCGTCCCCATCGAGGAGTTCACCCCGGTCGGCGGCCCCTCCCGCCACCTGGGCGAGGTCCACGCGGAGAACGTGGCGACGGCGGGGTCACGGGATGTGGCACCGGTGGCGGCGGGAGTCGCCGGGGTTTCGGGGGCTGCGGGGACGGACTCGGAGAGCGATGCGGCTGCCGACGGGTCCGGAAGGGGGGCCCTCCCCTCCCACCCCACCCCACCGACCTCCTCCACCCGCCTCCTCGAACTGGTCGCCCTCGCCGAGGAGCAGCCCGAACTCGACGCCCTCCGGCCCTACCTGGCCGACCCGGCACCCGCCGTCCGGCGCGAGGCGCTCGCCGTCCTCACCGAGACCCTTCCGCCCGGCACCGGCCCCGCCCTCGCCGAAGCCCTCCGCGATGCCGCCCCCGAGGTCCGCGCCGCCGCCGCGGCCTCACTGCGCGAACTCGTCGAGACACTCCCGCCCGAGCCCGCCCTCCGCGACGGCCTCGCCGCCGCCCTGGACGAGCCCGACCCGGTCGTCCGCGCCGCCGCCCTGGACGTGCTGCGCGCCCTCAGCCTCGGCGACACGGCCCTGTACGCGGCCCTTCTGCCGGACTCCGACATCTCCGTCCGCATCGAGGCCGTACGCGCCCTCGTCTCGGTCGACGCCGCCACCGAACTGGCCGGGGCCGCGACCGCCGACCCGTCCCGCGAGGTCCGCGTCACGATCGCCAAGGCCCTGGCCACGGTCTCGGGGGACACCGTGACCCCCCGGCCCCCCGCCGTCCTCACCGCGCTGACCGCCCTGACCGACGACCCCGACCCCCTGGTCCGCGCCGCCGCCTACGCCGCCCTGGGCGCCGTCGGCTGCCCCCCTCCGCTCGCCGCCCGAGCCGTCACCGCCCTCACCGACCCCGCCTGGCAGGTCCGCGCCGGCGCCGCCACGGCCCTCTCCACCGCCACCACCGCCGTCGCCGTCCCGGCCCTGGCCGAAGCCCTGGCGGACCCCAACGCCGACGTCCGCAAAGCCACCGTCCTCTCCCTGACTCAGCACACCACCTCCGAGGAAGCCCGCACCGCCCTCACCACAGCCACCAAGGACACGGACGCGGACGTGAGGGCCTACGCGTCCCGGGCGCTGGCGGCCTAG
- a CDS encoding ABC transporter ATP-binding protein gives MSTSSETRAQVRTQAPAPAPAVGEKAKPAPERGTRLALHRADLGRPDAVALTDVGLDIAPGEILTVVGPSGCGKSTLLRTLAGLLPPLAGEITQDEAPLTGPSAERALVFQEDALLPWRTLRANVELPLAIRGLPRAERRTQAEEWLSRVGLAEYARQLPHRVSGGQRQRAQLARALAGRPRAVLMDEPFGALDAQTRAGMQDLLVEVLQGTGATVVFVTHDVDEALFLGDRVALLGSGRLTAVRDVPRPRDRTAHDDPARAALRRDVLTSLSD, from the coding sequence ATGAGCACCTCGTCTGAGACGCGGGCCCAGGTCCGTACGCAGGCACCGGCGCCTGCGCCGGCCGTCGGGGAGAAGGCGAAGCCCGCCCCCGAACGCGGCACCCGCCTCGCCCTCCACCGCGCCGACCTGGGCCGTCCCGACGCCGTCGCCCTGACGGACGTCGGCCTGGACATCGCTCCCGGCGAGATCCTCACCGTCGTCGGACCGTCCGGCTGCGGCAAGTCGACCCTCCTGCGCACCCTGGCGGGCCTGCTGCCGCCGCTCGCCGGAGAGATCACCCAGGACGAGGCCCCGCTGACCGGCCCCTCCGCCGAACGCGCCCTCGTCTTCCAGGAGGACGCCCTCCTGCCCTGGCGCACCCTGCGCGCCAACGTCGAACTCCCGCTCGCCATCCGTGGCCTGCCCCGCGCCGAACGCCGCACCCAGGCCGAGGAGTGGCTGTCCCGCGTCGGACTCGCCGAGTACGCCCGGCAGCTGCCGCACCGCGTCTCCGGCGGGCAGCGCCAGCGCGCGCAGCTGGCCCGCGCCCTCGCCGGGCGCCCCCGCGCCGTCCTGATGGACGAGCCGTTCGGCGCGCTCGACGCCCAGACCCGCGCCGGGATGCAGGACCTGCTGGTGGAGGTGTTGCAAGGCACGGGCGCCACGGTCGTCTTCGTCACCCATGACGTGGACGAGGCCCTGTTCCTCGGCGACCGCGTGGCCCTCCTCGGCTCCGGCCGGCTGACCGCCGTACGGGACGTCCCGCGCCCCCGCGACCGTACGGCCCACGACGACCCGGCACGCGCGGCCCTGCGCCGCGACGTCCTGACCTCGCTCAGCGACTGA
- a CDS encoding ABC transporter permease has product MSRPAKAGARRVRSPGSRPAARYALRALSLVAALGLWQLLTSLDVDVWLRFSQFPTVTDVAHAFADRVTGPDYWTDLTDSLTRILTGFLLAAVLGVAVGTLVARSPLAEDLLGPVLEVIRPVPAIALVPVAILLFPSNEQGIVFITFTAAFFPVLVSTRHAVRALTPVWEEAVRTMGGGRWRVLASVVLPGALPGIFGGLSVGIGVSWICVISAEMISGQYGVGYRTWQDYTVVDYPGVFVGMATIGVLGWLTSTAVELVGRRLTHWLPRTSSAPAVRPRVPRTAVAQAVPATTVPTTAEPEEARDEHLV; this is encoded by the coding sequence GTGAGCCGCCCCGCGAAAGCCGGCGCCCGGCGCGTACGGAGCCCCGGCTCCCGGCCCGCCGCCCGCTACGCCCTGCGCGCGCTGTCCCTGGTCGCCGCCCTCGGCCTCTGGCAGCTGCTGACCAGCCTGGACGTCGACGTGTGGCTGCGCTTCTCGCAGTTCCCCACGGTCACCGACGTGGCGCACGCCTTCGCGGACCGGGTGACCGGGCCTGACTACTGGACCGACCTGACCGACAGCCTCACCCGCATCCTCACCGGATTCCTGCTGGCGGCGGTGCTGGGTGTGGCGGTGGGCACCCTCGTCGCCCGGTCCCCTCTCGCCGAGGACCTGCTGGGGCCGGTCCTGGAGGTGATCCGCCCGGTCCCCGCGATCGCCCTCGTCCCGGTGGCGATCCTGCTGTTCCCCTCCAACGAACAGGGCATCGTCTTCATCACCTTCACCGCCGCGTTCTTCCCGGTCCTGGTCTCCACCCGGCACGCGGTACGGGCGCTGACCCCCGTGTGGGAGGAGGCGGTCCGCACGATGGGCGGCGGGCGGTGGCGGGTCCTCGCCTCGGTCGTCCTGCCGGGCGCGCTGCCGGGCATCTTCGGCGGCCTGTCGGTCGGCATCGGGGTGTCCTGGATCTGTGTGATCTCCGCCGAGATGATCTCCGGGCAGTACGGCGTCGGCTACCGCACCTGGCAGGACTACACGGTCGTCGACTATCCCGGCGTCTTCGTCGGCATGGCCACCATCGGGGTGCTGGGCTGGCTGACGTCGACCGCCGTGGAGCTGGTCGGGCGACGGCTGACGCACTGGCTGCCCCGTACGTCGTCGGCCCCCGCCGTCCGTCCCCGGGTGCCGCGGACCGCCGTAGCGCAGGCCGTCCCCGCGACCACCGTCCCCACCACGGCCGAGCCCGAGGAGGCACGTGATGAGCACCTCGTCTGA
- a CDS encoding ABC transporter substrate-binding protein: MQTKAVTLATALLLPLTLTACGNGSDTAADGGTVTVTVGYQSKTINTVTAGTLLRSLGYFEDELNALGGKTTYKVDWQDYATGAPITAQMTAGKIDIGSMGDFPLLLNAARGKQLGKPTRLVAATGYNLRGGLNTIVTTPDSKLSTLKDLKGKKVSTSIGSAADGTLVRALNDAGLDADKDIEKLNQQPAVGASALSAGSTDALSQFVAWPGLLTYQGKAKALYDGARLDLPTFHGVTAREDFAKQRPAVLEAFLKAQAKATDYLNEHPVEAAEKVADATGLPAEVVYLYNGAHGIATFDPALKPALIAALKKDVPILKAAKLTGDVDVDAFVDDRYVRKALGSAAYDKRLAAEPAPAASEVWPKNATETRSFRTPAELLAHVAGHKDAIRAAYVPDATTGTQWFADKAVWVADGDRLLPFVAPATAKAYVAGHDGAEIVTYAAALERAS; the protein is encoded by the coding sequence ATGCAGACCAAAGCAGTCACCCTGGCCACAGCCCTCCTGCTGCCGCTGACCCTGACCGCCTGCGGCAACGGCAGTGACACCGCGGCGGACGGCGGGACGGTCACCGTCACCGTCGGCTACCAGTCCAAGACCATCAACACCGTCACCGCCGGCACCCTCCTGCGCTCCCTCGGCTACTTCGAGGACGAGCTGAACGCGCTGGGCGGGAAGACCACGTACAAGGTCGACTGGCAGGACTACGCGACCGGCGCCCCCATCACCGCCCAGATGACCGCCGGAAAGATCGACATCGGCTCGATGGGCGACTTCCCGCTGCTGCTCAACGCGGCCCGCGGCAAGCAGCTCGGCAAGCCCACCCGGCTCGTCGCGGCCACCGGCTACAACCTCCGGGGCGGCCTCAACACCATCGTCACCACGCCGGACTCGAAGCTGAGCACGCTCAAGGACCTGAAGGGCAAGAAGGTCTCCACGAGCATCGGGTCGGCGGCCGACGGCACCCTCGTACGGGCGCTGAACGACGCCGGCCTCGACGCCGACAAGGACATCGAGAAGCTCAACCAGCAACCGGCCGTCGGCGCCTCCGCCCTCTCCGCCGGCAGCACCGACGCGCTGTCGCAGTTCGTGGCCTGGCCCGGCCTGCTCACCTACCAGGGCAAGGCGAAGGCCCTGTACGACGGGGCCCGGCTGGACCTGCCGACCTTCCACGGCGTGACGGCCCGCGAGGACTTCGCGAAGCAGCGGCCGGCTGTCCTGGAGGCCTTCCTCAAGGCCCAGGCCAAGGCCACGGACTACCTGAACGAGCACCCCGTCGAGGCCGCCGAGAAGGTCGCCGACGCCACGGGACTGCCCGCCGAGGTCGTCTACCTCTACAACGGCGCCCACGGCATCGCGACCTTCGACCCCGCGCTGAAGCCCGCGCTGATCGCCGCCCTGAAGAAGGACGTGCCGATCCTCAAGGCCGCGAAGCTGACGGGCGACGTGGACGTGGACGCGTTCGTCGACGACCGGTACGTCCGCAAGGCGCTCGGTTCCGCCGCGTACGACAAGCGGCTCGCGGCGGAGCCCGCCCCGGCCGCGAGCGAGGTCTGGCCGAAGAACGCCACCGAGACCCGCTCCTTCAGGACGCCCGCCGAACTCCTCGCCCACGTCGCCGGGCACAAGGACGCCATCCGCGCCGCGTACGTCCCGGACGCCACCACCGGCACCCAGTGGTTCGCCGACAAGGCGGTCTGGGTGGCCGACGGCGACCGGCTCCTGCCCTTCGTCGCCCCGGCCACGGCGAAGGCGTACGTCGCCGGACACGACGGCGCCGAGATCGTCACCTACGCCGCCGCCCTGGAGCGGGCCTCGTGA
- a CDS encoding 4Fe-4S dicluster domain-containing protein, with protein MPLAPQRADVPVTIDESKCIDGCTLCVDMCPLDSLAIDESNGKAYMHVDECWYCGPCAARCPTGAVTVNMPYLLR; from the coding sequence ATGCCTTTGGCGCCCCAGCGGGCCGACGTGCCCGTGACCATCGACGAGTCGAAGTGCATCGACGGCTGCACCCTCTGTGTGGACATGTGCCCGCTGGACTCCCTGGCCATCGACGAGAGCAACGGCAAGGCCTACATGCACGTCGACGAGTGCTGGTACTGCGGCCCGTGCGCGGCCCGCTGTCCCACCGGCGCCGTCACGGTCAACATGCCCTACCTGCTCCGCTGA
- a CDS encoding GntR family transcriptional regulator produces the protein MPPTDRVREHAGQGATTVAAHRARRRLRADQARQLADLLRRQLLTGGFENGTLPHESTLATDYRATRNTVREALDLLRAEGLVERFPGVGTVVVAQKYPHGLDHLQGLAETLREHGTVTNEVRTMGPAPAPAPVADRLHLPPGSDVLYIERLRRLNGLPLSLDLTYIPLALGSLDLGTALLGADLENTDVFRLLETITGRRLGHAEITLEAVNADTHSAAVLEAPRGSAVLMLERLTHLADGRPVDLEFIRFRGDRIAMSGLLHRSL, from the coding sequence ATGCCACCCACCGACCGCGTCCGAGAGCACGCCGGCCAGGGCGCGACCACCGTCGCAGCCCACCGCGCGCGCCGTCGGCTGCGTGCGGACCAGGCACGGCAGCTCGCCGACCTCCTGCGTCGCCAACTCCTCACCGGCGGCTTCGAGAACGGCACCCTCCCCCACGAGTCCACCCTCGCCACCGACTACCGCGCGACCCGCAACACGGTCCGCGAGGCCCTGGACCTCCTGCGCGCCGAGGGCCTCGTGGAACGGTTCCCCGGCGTGGGCACCGTCGTCGTGGCCCAGAAGTACCCCCACGGCCTCGACCATCTGCAGGGCCTCGCGGAAACCCTCCGCGAACACGGCACGGTCACCAACGAGGTCCGCACCATGGGCCCCGCCCCGGCCCCCGCCCCCGTGGCCGACCGCCTCCACCTCCCACCCGGGAGCGACGTCCTCTACATCGAACGTCTGCGCCGGCTGAACGGCCTCCCCCTCTCCCTCGACCTCACCTACATCCCCCTCGCCCTCGGCTCCCTCGACCTCGGCACGGCACTCCTCGGCGCCGACCTGGAGAACACCGACGTCTTCCGCCTCCTGGAGACGATCACCGGCCGGCGCCTCGGCCACGCCGAGATCACCCTGGAGGCGGTGAACGCGGACACCCACTCCGCCGCCGTACTCGAAGCCCCGCGCGGCTCGGCCGTCCTGATGCTGGAACGGCTCACCCACCTCGCCGACGGCCGGCCCGTCGACCTGGAGTTCATCCGCTTCCGGGGCGACCGCATCGCGATGAGCGGTCTGCTGCACCGCTCCCTTTGA
- the fahA gene encoding fumarylacetoacetase, producing MPHVDVPEGDPSDVPEGHPFGIPEGHPFGSHNLPYGVFSPAGSDARTVGVRLGDHVLDAAAAAHALGSPYTALLAHPTLNPLLAAGRTAWSDLRRALTAWLTVPSHRQTIAPHFHALSDVRLHLPFDVADYVDFYASENHARNVGRIFRPDSPDPLTPNWKHLPIGYHGRSGTVVVSGAEVVRPSGQRKAPADPAPVFGPSVRLDIEAEVGFVVGVPSDRGRPVGLRDYRDHVFGLCLLNDWSARDLQAWEYVPLGPFLGKSFATSVSAWITPLEALDAARVAPPERTHPLLPYLDDSGPDVDLGGYDLRISVAVNGHVVSEPPFSTMYWTAAQQLAHMTVNGASLRTGDLYGSGTVSGAEAGERGSLLELTWNGRDALDLPDGKRTFLEDGDEVTLTAWAPGPGGAKVGLGEVRGRVRARD from the coding sequence CGACGCCCGCACGGTCGGGGTCCGTCTCGGCGACCACGTCCTCGACGCCGCGGCCGCGGCCCACGCCCTCGGCTCCCCGTACACCGCGCTCCTCGCCCACCCCACGCTCAACCCCCTGCTCGCCGCAGGACGTACCGCCTGGTCGGACCTCCGGCGGGCCCTGACCGCGTGGCTCACCGTGCCCTCGCACCGGCAGACCATCGCGCCGCACTTCCACGCGCTGTCCGACGTGCGCCTGCATCTGCCGTTCGACGTGGCCGACTACGTCGACTTCTACGCCTCCGAGAACCACGCGCGGAACGTGGGCCGGATCTTCCGGCCCGACTCCCCGGATCCGCTGACCCCCAACTGGAAGCATCTGCCGATCGGCTACCACGGCCGGTCCGGCACGGTCGTCGTCTCCGGCGCGGAGGTGGTGCGGCCGTCCGGGCAGCGCAAGGCGCCCGCCGATCCGGCGCCCGTGTTCGGCCCGTCCGTGCGGCTGGACATCGAGGCGGAGGTCGGGTTCGTGGTGGGCGTGCCCTCGGACAGGGGGCGGCCGGTGGGACTGCGGGACTACCGCGACCACGTCTTCGGGCTCTGTCTGCTCAACGACTGGTCCGCGCGCGATCTGCAGGCCTGGGAGTACGTTCCGCTCGGCCCGTTCCTCGGGAAGTCCTTCGCGACGTCGGTGTCGGCGTGGATCACTCCGCTGGAAGCCCTGGACGCGGCACGGGTGGCGCCGCCGGAGCGCACGCATCCGCTCCTCCCCTATCTGGACGACTCCGGGCCGGACGTCGACCTCGGGGGGTACGACCTGCGGATCAGCGTGGCCGTCAACGGACACGTCGTCTCGGAGCCACCCTTCTCCACGATGTACTGGACCGCCGCCCAGCAGCTGGCCCACATGACCGTCAACGGGGCGTCCCTGCGGACGGGCGACCTCTACGGCTCCGGCACGGTCAGCGGGGCGGAGGCGGGCGAGCGGGGCTCGCTGCTGGAACTCACCTGGAACGGGCGGGACGCCCTCGACCTCCCCGACGGCAAGCGCACGTTCCTGGAGGACGGCGACGAGGTGACCCTCACGGCCTGGGCACCCGGGCCGGGCGGGGCGAAGGTGGGGCTGGGCGAGGTGAGGGGGCGGGTCCGGGCCCGGGACTAG